A section of the Nodosilinea sp. FACHB-141 genome encodes:
- a CDS encoding tetratricopeptide repeat protein, with amino-acid sequence MNQKQHNALVSLAVTYLRTGDSQVQTHDLQSATKSYWQAISLFRSEGQTTQEIETLEKALSLALTLKDIKNEAASLNDLGVTYRNLKEFQKALDCFEQALQAIRQFTDSDARELASRRESEANILNNLGRAHGAIDQPQLAYECFQQALSIYRLLFGQQQQITLTFFNLANLYRDRCEYGQAIEWYEQAFSFANDHLPVEAAFALLNLGDIFLVTGDYSRAASHYQQARDLNAFIPQCEIAYAWVGQGKAYEELSQYEQATSCYQQGLLVYQQISDSQGEESVNNLLDSVRQKAFYQRLIT; translated from the coding sequence ATGAATCAGAAGCAACATAATGCTCTGGTTTCCTTAGCTGTTACATACCTGCGAACAGGCGATAGCCAGGTTCAAACTCATGATCTTCAATCAGCTACCAAATCTTATTGGCAAGCAATTTCGCTATTTCGAAGTGAAGGTCAGACTACACAGGAAATTGAAACACTAGAAAAAGCCTTATCGCTGGCTCTAACGCTCAAGGATATCAAAAACGAAGCCGCATCACTTAATGACTTAGGGGTTACCTATCGGAACTTGAAGGAATTTCAGAAAGCGCTTGACTGCTTTGAGCAAGCGTTACAGGCTATCCGACAGTTTACCGATTCTGATGCTCGTGAATTAGCTTCCCGTCGCGAGAGTGAAGCTAATATTCTAAACAATTTGGGGCGAGCCCATGGAGCAATTGATCAACCTCAATTAGCCTATGAATGTTTTCAACAGGCATTATCCATTTATCGGCTGCTCTTTGGGCAGCAACAGCAAATCACATTGACATTTTTTAACCTAGCCAATCTCTACCGCGATCGCTGTGAATACGGCCAGGCGATTGAATGGTACGAACAGGCCTTTTCCTTTGCGAATGATCACTTGCCTGTGGAGGCTGCGTTTGCATTGTTAAATCTAGGTGATATCTTTCTAGTTACCGGCGATTACTCTAGAGCGGCGTCGCACTATCAGCAGGCCCGCGACTTAAATGCTTTTATACCCCAATGTGAAATAGCCTACGCATGGGTTGGGCAGGGTAAAGCCTATGAAGAATTGAGTCAGTATGAACAGGCAACGAGCTGCTATCAACAAGGGTTACTGGTTTATCAACAAATAAGCGACTCTCAAGGAGAAGAGTCCGTCAATAATCTCCTGGATTCGGTTAGGCAAAAAGCATTTTATCAGAGGTTAATTACGTAG
- a CDS encoding NHLP family bacteriocin export ABC transporter peptidase/permease/ATPase subunit yields the protein MQHLIAKLKDRLRRPDLRRTPTLLQMEAVECGAASLGMILGYHGRIVSLADLRQACGISRDGSKASNVLNAARLYHLQGKGLKVSLEAVQQLERPYIVFWNFNHFLVVEGFHRQKVYLNDPATGPRTVSLDEFSEGFTGVVLTFAPDAEFATGGQRRDLVQSLRLRLRGSFRALAFCLLAGLLLVLPGLAMPAFSQVFVDQILIQGRSSWLRPLLLGMLVTSVLTGLLTRLQLQILRRLRIKLAMGMSSGFLWHILHLPVSFYDQRFAGEISNRIKLNDRLASLLSGELATTAISCVMVVFYGLVMWQYDWVLTLIGIGSVAVNLIALRWVARQRSDTNTRLMQEQGKVSGVAIAGLQSIETLKASGLESDFFNRWAGYYAKSLNARQEMDRINQRLGMLPAFLSGLSAMLLLTIGGFRVIDGALSIGMLVAFQSLIQQFMQPVNQLLKLAGDFQELGGTLDRLDDVLQNPIDPLLPGGEVGSGRVDERTSGQNVEPQEFIEREPKLSGLITATAHPSTHLPTSPSTHPPSPLSPKLHGFLDLHHLTFGYNRTAPPLIDNLSLSLKPGQRVALVGGSGSGKSTVAKLVCGLYQPWSGDICFDGQPRHQIPRPVLTNSLAMVEQDILLFAGTVRDNLTLWDTTIPDTNLIQACRDAAIHDTILSMPGGYSAELLEGAANLSGGQRQRLEIARALVNNPAILVMDEATSALDTETERTIDYNLRLRGCTCLIVAHRLSTIRDCDEIIVMHHGKVVQRGSHDDLRGQEGPYLQLIRSEEG from the coding sequence ATGCAACACCTTATCGCCAAACTCAAAGACCGCCTCCGCCGTCCTGACCTGCGGCGTACGCCGACCCTGCTGCAAATGGAAGCGGTGGAATGCGGGGCCGCCTCTTTGGGAATGATCCTCGGCTACCACGGGCGAATTGTATCGCTGGCCGATCTGCGGCAAGCCTGCGGTATTTCGCGGGATGGCAGCAAAGCGTCAAATGTGCTCAACGCGGCGCGGCTTTACCACCTCCAGGGCAAAGGGCTGAAGGTTTCCCTAGAAGCTGTGCAGCAGCTAGAGCGGCCCTATATTGTGTTTTGGAATTTCAACCATTTCTTAGTAGTAGAAGGGTTTCACCGGCAGAAGGTGTACCTGAATGACCCGGCCACTGGCCCGCGCACGGTCTCCCTCGACGAATTTAGCGAGGGGTTTACGGGGGTGGTGCTGACCTTTGCTCCCGATGCCGAGTTTGCAACCGGCGGACAAAGGCGGGACTTGGTGCAATCACTCCGCCTGCGTCTGCGTGGTTCCTTTCGGGCTCTGGCCTTTTGCCTGCTGGCGGGTCTGCTGCTGGTGCTGCCGGGGTTGGCGATGCCCGCCTTTTCTCAGGTGTTTGTGGATCAGATCTTGATCCAGGGCCGCAGTAGCTGGTTGCGACCTTTACTACTGGGTATGTTGGTCACGTCTGTCCTCACCGGGCTGCTGACCCGGTTGCAGCTACAAATCTTGCGGCGGTTGCGGATTAAGCTGGCCATGGGTATGTCGAGCGGCTTTTTGTGGCACATTCTGCACCTGCCGGTGAGTTTCTACGACCAGCGGTTTGCGGGCGAAATCAGCAACCGCATTAAGCTCAACGATCGCCTTGCGAGCTTGCTTTCCGGCGAACTGGCCACCACCGCGATTTCCTGCGTCATGGTGGTTTTCTATGGCCTGGTGATGTGGCAGTACGACTGGGTGCTGACGCTAATCGGCATTGGCTCGGTAGCGGTAAATTTGATCGCTCTACGCTGGGTAGCTCGCCAGCGATCGGATACTAATACCCGGCTAATGCAGGAGCAGGGTAAGGTCAGCGGGGTTGCGATCGCCGGCCTGCAAAGTATCGAAACCCTCAAAGCCTCAGGTCTAGAATCCGACTTCTTCAACCGCTGGGCTGGGTACTATGCCAAGTCCCTCAATGCCCGCCAAGAGATGGATCGCATTAACCAGCGCCTGGGTATGCTCCCCGCTTTTCTCTCCGGCCTCAGCGCCATGCTGCTCCTCACCATCGGCGGCTTTCGCGTCATCGACGGAGCCCTCAGCATCGGTATGCTCGTCGCCTTCCAGTCACTCATTCAGCAGTTTATGCAGCCCGTCAACCAGCTGCTCAAGCTCGCAGGCGACTTCCAAGAACTCGGTGGCACCCTCGATCGCCTCGACGATGTGCTTCAGAACCCCATTGATCCGCTGCTGCCGGGTGGGGAGGTGGGGAGTGGGCGAGTGGATGAGCGGACGAGTGGGCAAAACGTGGAGCCGCAAGAATTTATTGAGAGAGAACCCAAGCTTTCTGGCCTAATAACTGCCACTGCTCACCCGTCTACCCACCTACCCACCTCCCCATCCACCCATCCACCCTCCCCCCTCTCCCCCAAACTCCACGGTTTCCTCGACCTCCACCACCTCACCTTTGGCTACAACCGCACCGCGCCGCCGCTGATTGACAACCTCAGCCTTTCCCTCAAGCCGGGGCAGCGAGTAGCTCTAGTGGGCGGCAGCGGCAGCGGCAAATCTACCGTCGCCAAGCTGGTGTGTGGCCTGTACCAGCCATGGTCGGGCGATATCTGCTTCGACGGTCAGCCTCGCCACCAAATTCCGCGCCCGGTTCTGACGAATTCTCTAGCCATGGTTGAGCAAGACATTCTGCTGTTTGCGGGCACCGTACGCGATAACCTCACCCTGTGGGATACCACCATCCCCGACACCAATCTGATCCAAGCCTGCCGCGATGCCGCCATCCACGACACTATTCTCTCCATGCCCGGCGGCTACAGCGCTGAACTGCTTGAAGGGGCTGCCAACCTTAGTGGCGGCCAGCGCCAGCGCCTCGAAATTGCCCGTGCCTTGGTCAACAACCCCGCCATTCTGGTCATGGACGAAGCCACCAGTGCCCTCGACACCGAAACTGAGCGCACCATCGACTACAACCTGCGCCTGCGCGGCTGTACCTGTTTAATCGTTGCCCACCGCCTCAGCACCATCCGCGATTGTGACGAAATCATCGTCATGCACCACGGCAAAGTCGTCCAGCGCGGCAGCCACGACGACTTGCGCGGGCAAGAAGGGCCGTATTTGCAGTTGATTCGCAGTGAAGAAGGGTAG
- a CDS encoding tetratricopeptide repeat protein yields the protein MLSPRFAIAYLTQSRPVILMQTFPVVQTIEQRYHLSWLRSVPALLETGKTQSALGQLYCQLGEWDRAAGAYLRSLNAFSHAEDAVSLGHTLTHLSVVFAQRQQYRWAYDYAAQAVQHLHNTADDAGYAAALHTLGMGLYYRRRYRLALRTLEKALALRHELGDELGEAITLGCMGRVYAVRGEHWCALSCYEAALDGYRQHQHQLEGNSYEIMIRRRIARLASGAGHTDLAIAHFEAALMLCQKCDRALAAEILTDLASLHEGLRQNEIALRYHQQARQLQQSAKPKASENDAPTPISLQPTEEGYY from the coding sequence ATGCTTAGTCCCCGCTTTGCGATCGCTTACCTGACCCAGAGCCGCCCGGTAATTTTGATGCAGACTTTTCCGGTAGTACAGACCATTGAACAGCGCTATCACCTCTCCTGGTTACGGTCTGTACCTGCCTTGCTCGAAACCGGCAAAACCCAGAGTGCCCTGGGCCAGCTCTACTGCCAACTGGGCGAATGGGATCGCGCCGCCGGGGCCTATCTGCGATCGCTCAACGCCTTTAGCCACGCCGAAGATGCCGTTTCCCTAGGTCACACCCTCACCCACCTCAGCGTGGTGTTTGCCCAACGTCAGCAGTACCGCTGGGCCTACGACTACGCCGCCCAAGCCGTGCAGCATCTGCACAATACAGCAGACGATGCAGGCTATGCTGCTGCCCTTCACACCCTAGGCATGGGCCTCTACTATCGTCGCCGCTATCGCCTGGCGCTTAGAACCCTAGAGAAAGCCCTCGCCCTGCGCCACGAACTGGGCGACGAACTGGGTGAAGCCATTACCCTGGGCTGCATGGGGCGAGTCTATGCCGTACGGGGCGAGCACTGGTGCGCTCTTTCCTGCTACGAAGCCGCTCTCGATGGCTATCGTCAGCACCAGCACCAGCTAGAAGGCAACAGCTACGAAATCATGATTCGCAGGCGCATTGCCCGGCTGGCCAGCGGTGCAGGTCACACTGATTTGGCGATCGCCCATTTTGAAGCTGCCCTGATGCTGTGCCAAAAGTGCGATCGCGCATTGGCCGCCGAAATCTTAACCGATCTCGCCAGCCTGCACGAAGGTTTACGGCAAAACGAAATTGCCCTGCGCTATCACCAGCAGGCGCGACAGTTGCAGCAGTCTGCAAAGCCCAAAGCTAGTGAAAATGATGCCCCTACTCCAATATCCTTACAGCCCACAGAAGAAGGCTATTACTAA
- a CDS encoding NHLP bacteriocin system secretion protein → MVPAKHSNLFRPQALERSASPEQLDQLVQVVSPKRWLALTALGLLVSAGAAWSVLGQIPLTVTGQGVLVYPSDVVTAQSPGAGPLRSIEVKPGDWVKAGDILAVLDQSEIETQLRLAQEKLTQLQIQDQTAQRLNSERSGLDEGAIAQQRRALEQNLRSQQSLTPTLQARAEESLRQERRTLQQRLTTLQARLPIYQTRWENWQRLADEGAMSQEEVLSVQLEYQELQNEVNDVETQLESLDLRDTEAQRDYLDNLNRIADLQAQLQDLDARAATQREQDSTTLAQRQKEIKDTEATIAQLTEQLGRNRTIASNHDGQVIEVMAQPGQRLDPGMPVAMIAAQDSNTPLTSVAFLPVSDGKKISVGMTLQATPTTVKREEYGGILGTVDEVSSFPVTQAGAARLVGHPDILPGIMGEGPHIAVFATLQTDYSPNNPSRLRWSASPQGPDQPMTPGMTTTVRITVEKRRPISYVLPILKQWAGFGDEPVKGVDG, encoded by the coding sequence ATGGTACCGGCAAAGCATAGCAACCTATTTCGCCCTCAGGCGCTAGAGCGCAGCGCCTCTCCCGAACAGCTCGATCAGCTGGTGCAAGTGGTTAGCCCCAAGCGCTGGCTAGCGCTGACGGCCCTGGGCCTGTTGGTCAGTGCCGGGGCCGCCTGGAGCGTGCTGGGTCAAATTCCCTTAACTGTCACTGGGCAGGGGGTGCTGGTTTATCCCAGCGATGTGGTGACGGCCCAATCGCCCGGTGCTGGCCCCTTGCGCTCGATCGAGGTGAAGCCGGGGGACTGGGTAAAGGCAGGCGATATTCTAGCGGTGCTCGATCAGTCTGAGATAGAGACCCAGCTGCGGCTGGCCCAGGAGAAATTGACTCAGCTTCAGATCCAAGACCAGACTGCCCAGCGGTTAAACAGCGAGCGCAGTGGGCTAGATGAGGGGGCGATCGCCCAGCAGCGGCGGGCACTGGAGCAGAATTTGCGATCGCAGCAATCCCTCACCCCTACCCTGCAAGCCCGCGCCGAAGAATCGCTACGCCAGGAGCGCCGAACCCTTCAGCAGCGGCTTACAACTCTGCAAGCCCGCCTGCCCATTTATCAAACCCGCTGGGAGAACTGGCAGCGTTTGGCTGACGAGGGAGCCATGTCCCAAGAAGAGGTGCTGAGCGTACAGCTGGAATACCAAGAGCTGCAAAACGAAGTCAACGATGTTGAAACTCAGCTTGAGTCCCTAGATCTGCGCGACACCGAAGCCCAGCGCGACTACCTTGACAACCTCAACCGTATCGCCGACCTCCAAGCCCAACTTCAAGATCTCGACGCCCGCGCCGCCACCCAGCGCGAGCAAGATAGCACTACCCTGGCCCAGCGCCAAAAAGAAATCAAAGACACCGAAGCCACGATCGCTCAACTCACCGAGCAGCTCGGCCGCAACCGGACGATCGCCAGCAACCACGACGGTCAGGTGATCGAGGTGATGGCCCAGCCCGGCCAGCGTCTTGACCCAGGCATGCCCGTGGCGATGATTGCAGCCCAGGACAGCAACACCCCCCTGACCAGCGTCGCCTTTCTACCTGTCAGCGACGGCAAAAAAATCAGCGTCGGTATGACGCTCCAGGCAACCCCCACCACCGTCAAGCGCGAAGAGTACGGCGGTATTCTCGGTACGGTTGACGAGGTGTCGAGCTTTCCCGTCACCCAGGCTGGGGCCGCCCGTCTGGTCGGCCATCCTGACATTCTGCCCGGCATCATGGGCGAGGGGCCGCATATTGCCGTCTTCGCCACCCTGCAAACCGACTACAGCCCCAACAACCCCAGCCGATTGCGCTGGTCGGCCTCCCCCCAAGGCCCCGACCAGCCCATGACCCCCGGCATGACCACCACCGTGCGCATCACCGTCGAAAAGCGCCGTCCCATTTCTTATGTGCTACCGATTCTCAAGCAGTGGGCTGGGTTTGGCGATGAACCAGTGAAGGGGGTGGATGGGTAG
- a CDS encoding caspase family protein: MSSFKRRRFLQVAGSALAAIGLSQMNVRQQGDRYARALAQPTPRKLALLVGVNQYPAGVTSLRGCLTDVRMQKELLVHRFGFDPANILTLENQAATRQNLLDAFETHLIDQAQPGDVVVFHFSGHGSLVRDPDPIAIANGASGYNGSLLPHDARLNLQGNQVNDIMGKTLFLLMANLKTDQVTVMLDSCHSGGGTRGELIMRAVESQVALGDAAPSALELAEQDRWLTRLGWSHAQLKTERSKGIARGVALGSAQANQLAADASFGEGVGQFYAGAFTYALTRYLWQQPGSLPLDRVFVDLSRSTRDVANSARIVQSPIYEVEPGRNFGQEPLFFSRPQSPAAEAVVVGTEASGEVKFWLGGVSSQSLSAFESGAIFSVVDSNGNEIGQVEQTRRVGLEGYGTLADGTRGQIAAGQLLRERVRGVPTDLTLRVGLDNSLGAELETARSQLATFNRIQPVAIDSGQSPHYLLGRMTEQGLAIAATEAVQNVGQLGSVGLFTPGLSAIRDSFGEPNEPIAAAIQRLNPTLKLLLAGQVLRSVLNSDTSHLNVDVVVQPVNSTVAVGRSASGRGGQSELIAQRLEGSGQTLRSGSEIVVTVTNGEFRSLYIAVLAIGSSGSMSVLHPTDWDAPESESLLEPGQQLDIPRQEAGRDPNRSYCSNPSEAFHLCLSSSGYAEILTLVSTSPLRDALRGLQQIAVANNTRSGDPIGLQNDNPVNVIETLLGDIDRSTRSSNSLRGDVRGVDTTQLAALSTLIQVVEK; this comes from the coding sequence ATGTCAAGTTTTAAACGGCGTCGGTTTTTGCAGGTCGCCGGGTCTGCCCTGGCCGCCATAGGCCTCAGCCAGATGAATGTGCGGCAGCAGGGCGATCGCTACGCCCGCGCCCTAGCCCAACCCACTCCCCGCAAACTGGCCCTGCTAGTGGGCGTCAACCAGTACCCTGCCGGGGTCACTTCCCTGCGAGGCTGCCTCACCGACGTGCGTATGCAAAAAGAGCTGCTGGTACATCGCTTTGGCTTTGACCCAGCCAATATTCTCACCCTAGAAAACCAGGCCGCCACACGCCAGAACCTGCTAGATGCTTTTGAGACTCACCTAATCGACCAGGCCCAGCCGGGGGATGTGGTGGTGTTTCACTTCTCGGGCCACGGCTCTTTAGTGCGCGACCCCGACCCGATTGCGATCGCCAATGGGGCATCGGGCTACAACGGCAGCCTGCTACCCCACGACGCTCGGCTCAACCTACAGGGCAACCAAGTCAACGACATCATGGGCAAAACCCTGTTTTTGCTGATGGCAAACCTCAAAACCGACCAGGTGACCGTCATGCTCGACAGCTGCCACTCCGGCGGTGGCACCCGAGGCGAGCTGATCATGCGAGCCGTTGAATCACAGGTAGCGCTAGGCGATGCGGCACCCAGTGCTCTAGAACTGGCTGAACAGGATCGCTGGCTGACGCGGTTGGGCTGGTCACATGCTCAGCTCAAGACCGAGCGCAGTAAAGGCATTGCCCGAGGGGTAGCGCTCGGGTCAGCCCAGGCCAACCAGCTGGCCGCCGATGCCTCCTTTGGTGAGGGGGTGGGGCAGTTTTACGCGGGGGCATTTACCTACGCGCTGACCCGCTATCTGTGGCAGCAGCCCGGTAGCCTGCCGCTCGATCGCGTGTTTGTCGACCTATCCCGCAGCACGCGGGATGTGGCCAACAGCGCTCGCATTGTGCAGTCACCCATCTACGAGGTAGAGCCAGGGCGCAACTTTGGGCAAGAGCCACTCTTTTTTAGCCGTCCCCAGTCCCCGGCAGCAGAGGCCGTGGTGGTGGGCACCGAGGCCAGTGGCGAGGTCAAGTTCTGGCTGGGGGGCGTGTCATCCCAAAGCCTATCAGCCTTTGAGAGTGGAGCCATTTTTTCGGTCGTAGATAGCAATGGCAATGAGATTGGCCAAGTTGAGCAAACCCGGCGGGTAGGGCTGGAGGGCTACGGTACTCTGGCGGATGGCACTCGGGGGCAGATCGCAGCGGGGCAACTACTGCGGGAGCGGGTGCGAGGAGTGCCGACCGATCTGACCCTGCGAGTGGGTCTAGATAACTCTTTGGGGGCAGAGTTGGAGACGGCGCGATCGCAGTTAGCCACCTTCAACCGCATTCAGCCCGTCGCAATAGACAGTGGCCAAAGTCCCCACTACCTGCTGGGGCGTATGACTGAGCAGGGGCTGGCGATCGCCGCTACCGAGGCTGTGCAGAATGTAGGCCAGTTAGGCAGCGTTGGCCTGTTTACGCCGGGATTGTCAGCCATTCGCGACAGCTTTGGCGAGCCTAATGAGCCCATTGCAGCGGCAATTCAACGGCTTAACCCTACGCTCAAGCTGCTGCTAGCGGGGCAGGTGCTGCGATCGGTGCTCAACAGCGACACCTCTCACCTCAATGTCGATGTCGTTGTGCAGCCGGTCAATAGTACCGTGGCTGTAGGTCGCAGTGCCAGCGGCCGGGGTGGTCAGAGTGAGCTGATCGCCCAGCGGTTAGAGGGCTCGGGGCAGACGTTGCGATCGGGCAGCGAAATTGTGGTGACGGTGACCAATGGTGAATTTCGTAGCCTCTACATAGCCGTGCTAGCCATCGGCAGCTCAGGGAGTATGTCAGTGCTGCACCCTACCGATTGGGATGCTCCTGAAAGTGAATCACTCTTAGAACCGGGTCAGCAGCTAGATATTCCCCGTCAGGAGGCAGGGCGCGACCCGAACCGCAGTTACTGTAGCAACCCCAGCGAAGCCTTTCACCTGTGTTTGAGCAGCTCTGGTTATGCTGAAATTCTAACTCTGGTGAGCACCAGTCCCCTGCGTGATGCCCTACGCGGTCTTCAGCAAATTGCCGTCGCCAACAACACCCGTAGCGGCGACCCCATCGGCTTGCAAAACGATAACCCTGTCAATGTGATAGAAACCCTACTGGGCGACATCGATCGCAGCACCCGAAGCTCGAACAGCCTGCGCGGTGATGTGCGCGGGGTAGACACCACCCAGCTCGCGGCCCTGTCTACCCTGATTCAGGTAGTAGAAAAATGA
- a CDS encoding cyclic nucleotide-binding domain-containing protein: MTTPLLREFNQQHVDWLVQASTLRSLQAGDRLHTSNQPLNHLWIVVSGQLSVVLEAPSADEGGKAIPKEILRLSTGDLTGALPAVTTYLSQSALFALTDATVLALPLTALTQKLADDADFAAPFYRVVALTLRQQLTQWAAQMGYSVALLGQLQLKEAATVFAELADSDLDWMMAVGQVESVKPGTPLFRCGYPVDALHLLLEGAVGLNAAEQPPNLVVTALMPDPDRAETEFARLSRGDLVGETLLLDSAPAAVGAITLRESTLLTIPRWRLLAKLLYDRPFAARLYRLLALLLASKQQLMLQKLGALAPNSDLDSQLLERVALAEARFEWLVQRLQTQAQF, encoded by the coding sequence ATGACGACGCCCCTACTTCGAGAATTTAACCAGCAACATGTGGATTGGCTGGTACAGGCCAGTACACTGCGATCGCTTCAGGCAGGCGATCGCCTCCACACATCCAACCAGCCTCTTAACCATCTGTGGATTGTGGTGAGCGGTCAGCTATCGGTGGTGCTAGAGGCCCCATCAGCTGATGAGGGTGGTAAAGCTATCCCTAAAGAAATCCTGCGATTATCCACTGGGGATCTAACTGGCGCACTACCTGCCGTAACGACCTACCTCTCCCAATCTGCCCTGTTTGCCCTCACCGATGCCACCGTTCTGGCGCTTCCCCTAACCGCTCTCACTCAAAAGCTGGCCGACGATGCCGACTTCGCCGCCCCGTTCTACCGAGTTGTAGCTCTGACCCTACGGCAACAGCTTACCCAGTGGGCGGCGCAGATGGGCTACAGCGTGGCCCTGCTCGGCCAGCTTCAGCTTAAAGAAGCGGCGACGGTGTTTGCCGAACTGGCCGACAGCGATCTGGACTGGATGATGGCGGTTGGGCAAGTCGAATCTGTAAAACCCGGTACGCCTCTATTCCGCTGCGGCTATCCGGTCGATGCACTGCATTTGTTGCTAGAAGGGGCGGTGGGCCTAAATGCCGCTGAGCAGCCGCCCAACCTAGTAGTGACCGCCCTCATGCCAGATCCAGATAGAGCAGAGACCGAATTTGCCCGGCTGTCACGGGGCGATTTAGTGGGTGAAACCCTGCTATTGGATTCGGCCCCGGCGGCGGTAGGGGCGATCACCTTGCGAGAGTCTACCCTGCTGACCATCCCTCGCTGGCGGCTGCTGGCCAAACTGCTCTACGATCGCCCCTTTGCCGCTCGTCTCTACCGACTGCTGGCATTGCTGCTAGCCAGCAAACAGCAGCTCATGCTGCAAAAACTGGGCGCTTTGGCCCCTAACAGTGATCTCGATAGCCAGCTTCTAGAACGGGTGGCCCTGGCTGAGGCCCGTTTCGAATGGCTGGTGCAGCGGCTGCAAACCCAGGCTCAGTTTTAG